In Carassius gibelio isolate Cgi1373 ecotype wild population from Czech Republic chromosome B17, carGib1.2-hapl.c, whole genome shotgun sequence, a single window of DNA contains:
- the LOC127975953 gene encoding putative transmembrane protein INAFM2 codes for MPNMERGKPATYTGDKKAKMAAKTNKKWVRLATVFAYVLSVSLAAIILAIYYSLIWSPKPSSTSTPTPPTPASINGTHSISTRTPPAPTINATGTNASLEQTHASLSRGARSQHADLYTHMPRDISDTQTAEKARREQSGRAQAETRAEDDSRQTHTKT; via the coding sequence ATGCCCAACATGGAAAGGGGCAAACCAGCCACTTACACCGGCGACAAGAAGGCAAAGATGGCTGCAAAGACCAATAAGAAGTGGGTAAGACTGGCCACGGTGTTCGCCTATGTTCTATCCGTGTCTCTAGCCGCGATCATCCTGGCCATCTACTACAGCCTCATATGGTCTCCAAAGCCCTCCTCCAcctccacccccacccccccgaCCCCCGCGAGCATCAACGGGACGCACAGCATCAGCACGCGAACGCCACCGGCACCAACCATCAACGCCACCGGCACCAACGCGTCTCTAGAGCAGACGCACGCGTCCCTCTCCAGAGGCGCGCGCTCCCAACACGCGGATCTCTACACACACATGCCCAGAGACATCTCGGACACTCAGACTGCAGAGAAAGCACGGAGAGAGCAGAGCGGGCGCGCGCAAGCGGAGACGCGCGCGGAGGACGACTCTAGACAAACGCACACAAAGACCTAA